From Ptychodera flava strain L36383 chromosome 2, AS_Pfla_20210202, whole genome shotgun sequence, the proteins below share one genomic window:
- the LOC139150870 gene encoding processed variable antigen-like: MEEDGSTTEVEPSRQVSSTATTPQEGDSSISQENKPSIETKEDTVSSPAVSCTSVSEETLVVADSASTTSDESKPSGESSKATDMETTGESKTQITIEDVGSHDNSKEENEEDEVAPLAQQLPNRPGNGPMEGNTANKQSTNEPSAMTPEEKARLEKARAEAIEALEQWKTATQQNGPV, translated from the exons ATGGAAGAAGATGGTTCCACAACGGAAGTAGAACCATCAAGGCAGGTCTCATCCACAGCAACCACTCCACAAGAAGGTGATTCCAGCATATCACAGGAAAATAAACCCAGTATTGAGACCAAGGAGGACACAGTGTCAAGTCCAGCTGTCTCATGTACTAGCGTCAGTGAAGAAACCTTGGTTGTAGCGGACTCTGCTTCAACAACGAGTGATGAGAGCAAGCCGTCAGGGGAATCCAGCAAAGCCACAGATATGGAAACTACAGGTGAATCAAAAACGCAGATCACCATCGAGGATGTTGGTTCCCATGACAACAGCAAAGAGGAGAATGAAGAGGATGAAG TAGCTCCTCTAGCCCAGCAACTCCCCAATCGGCCTGGCAACGGACCCATGGAGGGAAACACAGCCAACAAACAGAGCACCAATGAACCAAGTGCTATGACACCGGAAGAGAAGGCAAGACTGGAAAAAGCAAG AGCTGAAGCAATAGAGGCCTTAGAACAGTGGAAAACAGCAACACAGCAGAACGGACCAGTATGA